From Antennarius striatus isolate MH-2024 chromosome 9, ASM4005453v1, whole genome shotgun sequence, one genomic window encodes:
- the LOC137601365 gene encoding zinc finger protein 516-like isoform X1, translating into MNPRDSVEMMETQAESQKETLVEDKVRTGNEGEGEDDKISEAYDCNICGRSFPFLSSLSQHMRRHTGARPYKCPYCDHRASQKGNLKVHIRSHKMGTLSRHHTNEEEEAGAEEEMSVSEGLDGGTSPTKSSSACNRVVNGDVGEETRRKVPGRSMKREKSITDQRPYCCRLCGYEALREDQLLSHIEKVHITADADEETTVKEEVVPEPDALQPQSDGTFPCETCGQVFTQAWFLKSHMKKHAGILDHCCRICGRRFREAWFLKSHMKTHNTKSRSRSKVDPTEHPATINDVAQDPDNVNISITSIYQMCCKCGNLFHNRESLRAHEKVHSLNYGRKSQSHCRISDDEDSPAAKRRFIEYLQLQPVKEKIQDVEENEKQVPGQRIPELDPVCSYQAWQLATKGRVVEPMEPSYKASYGGVDIGEESLVGAAVVFEKESSRYVLQGQEKRSSGRRSSSSFGTQASSGDRTPESLSDSEYRPSSRQDRRRSSQSQASSKSNECFECGKVFRSRHQMIVHQRVHRKDGNRASVEDKERTGRDDQWGSTSDPESGSPSRPNTPGYGDSPPASTLGDQASEMGTANSGLADDKPYICRLCNFVTTDLKSYLTHVRVQHPVGPEDRPSSIPTPASSLDRGMSGSFPKLKKTLLQGLNSSASPHAYLSRSPLFDPSVTPVDLCVRAGGCRGGASLTLDKKSLPIHKCSFCSHSTRYPEVLWMHQTVAHRINGSTSNLAPKWALKNTSRGSRDNTLSSRRRTGPPPILEGKECPPLPSLLRTQRTLPPTQSIEVQKKNKSATHAVTPSSSSSSTPSSSYARVSSTASSTHRGRTPVRPSSSIVRHENQSRQPRVKPNVDINPRRGPSSFSGSLEKSKGASSYSSAPSPNSAAASRVADRYLMPQEGLGFMLSSKHGLSDQHRPRGLPHQPLPRTHSQSRPNAMRPSTVSHSSMSGHHHRAPQAHRGALLSSSSSSSSSLPSEACDDMKPEPIAETPEIPMDTLGFLKNYSPHELAALYHRWGATNALLDPTGMLRSLMRQGQYFCHECGKSFSQPSHLRTHMRSHTGERPFCCQLCPYRASQKGNLKTHVQSVHNMPFDNKQYPDTRSLFQSHEERGAQTPQQ; encoded by the exons ATGAATCCTAGAGACAGCGTGGAGATGATGGAGACCCAGGCAGAAAGTCAAAAGGAAACACTGGTGGAAGACAAGGTCAGAACTGGAAACGAGGGTGAGGGAGAGGATGATAAAATCTCAGAGGCTTACGACTGCAATATCTGTGGACGCAGCTTCCCATTCCTCAGCTCTTTGTCACAGCACATGAGACGTCATACAGGTGCTCGCCCTTACAAATGCCCTTACTGTGACCACAGGGCATCGCAGAAGGGCAATCTCAAAGTTCATATTCGCAGCCACAAAATGGGAACACTCTCTAGACACCACaccaatgaggaagaagaggcaggGGCCGAGGAAGAGATGAGTGTTTCAGAGGGTCTCGACGGAGGTACGAGTCCAACGAAGAGCAGCTCGGCCTGTAACCGGGTGGTCAATGGGGACGTTGGTGAGGAGACTCGGAGGAAAGTGCCTGGGAGGAGCATGAAAAGAGAGAAATCTATCACCGACCAGAGGCCGTACTGTTGCCGTCTGTGCGGCTATGAGGCCCTACGGGAGGACCAGCTCCTTAGCCATATTGAAAAGGTCCACATAACAGCAGACGCCGATGAGGAGACCACTGTTAAGGAAGAGGTTGTGCCCGAGCCTGATGCCCTCCAGCCTCAGAGTGACGGGACCTTCCCCTGTGAGACCTGTGGGCAGGTCTTTACCCAAGCCTGGTTTCTGAAGTCACATATGAAGAAACACGCAGGAATCCTGGACCACTGCTGCCGTATATGTGGACGACGGTTCCGTGAAGCTTGGTTTCTCAaatcacacatgaaaacacacaacaccaaaTCCAGGTCACGGTCAAAAGTAGATCCAACTGAGCACCCAGCCACCATCAATGATGTAGCTCAGGATCCTGATAATGTCAATATCTCTATTACATCGATCTATCAAATGTGTTGCAAATGTGGGAATCTTTTTCACAATAGAGAGAGCTTGAGGGCCCATGAAAAAGTCCACAGTCTCAACTACGGTAGGAAATCCCAGAGCCACTGCAGAATCAGCGATGACGAGGATTCGCCAGCTGCTAAGAGACGGTTCATAGAGTACTTACAACTCCAGCCAGTTAAAGAAAAGATCCAAGATGTTGAGGAGAATGAGAAGCAGGTTCCTGGCCAGAGAATTCCAGAATTAGACCCAGTCTGCAGCTACCAGGCCTGGCAATTAGCTACTAAAGGAAGGGTGGTGGAGCCAATGGAGCCAAGTTACAAAGCCTCCTATGGGGGAGTTGACATAGGCGAGGAGTCCCTTGTTGGGGCCGCTGTGGTTTTTGAGAAGGAGAGCAGCCGATACGTCTTGCAAGGTCAAGAGAAACGCAGCTCAGGACGACGTAGCAGCTCCAGCTTTGGAACCCAAGCTTCTTCAGGTGATCGGACACCAGAGAGCCTCAGTGACTCCGAGTACAGGCCTTCGTCTCGTCAGGACAGACGCCGATCTTCTCAATCACAAGCTTCCTCCAAATCAAACGAGTGCTTTGAGTGTGGGAAGGTGTTTCGAAGTCGTCACCAGATGATAGTCCACCAGCGAGTCCACAGGAAGGATGGAAACAGGGCATCTGTGGAAGATAAGGAAAGGACTGGTAGAGATGACCAGTGGGGCTCCACCAGTGATCCAGAGTCAGGCTCCCCTAGCCGGCCCAACACCCCAGGTTATGGAGACTCTCCACCAGCCTCTACCCTTGGAGATCAGGCTTCAGAGATGGGTACTGCAAACTCTGGACTCGCAG ATGATAAACCTTACATCTGCAGGCTCTGCAACTTTGTCACAACAGACTTGAAGTCCTATTTGACTCATGTTCGTGTGCAACACCCAGTCGGCCCTGAAGATAGGCCGAGCTCCATTCCCACCCCCGCCTCGAGCTTGGACAGAGGCATGTCCGGTAGTTTTCCCAAGCTGAAGAAAACTCTCCTTCAGGGGTTGAACAGCTCTGCATCCCCCCATGCTTACCTTTCCAGGTCCCCTCTATTTGATCCTAGCGTGACTCCTGTGGATCTGTGTGTAAGGGCTGGGGGCTGTAGGGGCGGCGCCTCCCTAACCCTCGACAAGAAAAGCCTCCCCATTCACAAGTGCTCCTTCTGCTCCCACTCGACCCGCTATCCCGAGGTGCTCTGGATGCACCAGACTGTAGCTCACCGCATCAACGGGAGTACCTCCAATCTAGCTCCTAAATGGGCCCTGAAAAACACCTCTAGGGGCTCCAGAGACAACACGTTGTCCTCCAGGAGACGCACCGGTCCCCCACCAATCCTGGAGGGAAAAGAGTGTCCACCGCTTCCTTCGCTTTTACGTACTCAACGTACTCTCCCCCCAACCCAATCCATCGAGGTTCAAAAGAAGAACAAGTCAGCTACGCACGCAgtcacaccatcatcatcctcctcatctACGCCCTCCTCCTCTTACGCCAGGGTCTCCTCAACCGCTTCGAGCACCCATAGAGGAAGAACCCCCGTCCGGCCGAGCAGCAGCATCGTCAGACACGAGAACCAGAGTCGTCAACCTCGCGTCAAACCCAACGTGGACATCAATCCTCGGCGAGGCCCCTCTTCTTTCTCCGGCTCCTTGGAGAAGAGCAAAGGCGCCTCCTCGTATTCCTCAGCTCCGAGCCCCAACTCTGCTGCAGCGTCTCGGGTTGCCGACCGATACCTGATGCCTCAGGAGGGTCTGGGCTTCATGCTGTCCAGCAAACACGGCCTGTCGGATCAACACCGACCCAGGGGTTTGCCCCATCAGCCGCTCCCCAGAACCCACAGTCAGAGCCGGCCTAACGCGATGAGGCCCAGCACCGTTAGCCACAGCTCGATGTCTGGACACCACCACAGAGCCCCCCAGGCACACAGAGGTGCTCTGCtcagttcctcctcctcctcatcttcttctttgCCTTCAGAGGCTTGCGATGATATGAAGCCGGAGCCGATAGCAGAGACTCCAGAGATTCCCATGGACACCCTCGGATTCCTCAAAAACTACAGTCCCCATGAACTGGCAGCCCTCTACCACCGCTGGGGGGCCACCAATGCACTGCTGGATCCCACTG GAATGCTGAGGTCTCTCATGCGGCAGGGACAGTATTTCTGCCACGAGTGTGGGAAGAGTTTCAGTCAACCCAGCCACCTGCGCACTCACATGAGGTCCCACACAG GGGAGAGGCCATTCTGCTGCCAGCTCTGCCCATACCGAGCCTCTCAGAAAGGGAACCTAAAGACACACGTCCAGAGCGTCCACAATATGCCTTTTGACAACAAACAGTACCCAGACACAAGGAGCTTGTTCCAGAGCCACGAGGAGCGAGGAGCGCAGACGCCACAACAGTAG
- the LOC137601365 gene encoding zinc finger protein 516-like isoform X2 produces the protein MNPRDSVEMMETQAESQKETLVEDKVRTGNEGEGEDDKISEAYDCNICGRSFPFLSSLSQHMRRHTGARPYKCPYCDHRASQKGNLKVHIRSHKMGTLSRHHTNEEEEAGAEEEMSVSEGLDGGTSPTKSSSACNRVVNGDVGEETRRKVPGRSMKREKSITDQRPYCCRLCGYEALREDQLLSHIEKVHITADADEETTVKEEVVPEPDALQPQSDGTFPCETCGQVFTQAWFLKSHMKKHAGILDHCCRICGRRFREAWFLKSHMKTHNTKSRSRSKVDPTEHPATINDVAQDPDNVNISITSIYQMCCKCGNLFHNRESLRAHEKVHSLNYGRKSQSHCRISDDEDSPAAKRRFIEYLQLQPVKEKIQDVEENEKQVPGQRIPELDPVCSYQAWQLATKGRVVEPMEPSYKASYGGVDIGEESLVGAAVVFEKESSRYVLQGQEKRSSGRRSSSSFGTQASSGDRTPESLSDSEYRPSSRQDRRRSSQSQASSKSNECFECGKVFRSRHQMIVHQRVHRKDGNRASVEDKERTGRDDQWGSTSDPESGSPSRPNTPGYGDSPPASTLGDQASEMGTANSGLADDKPYICRLCNFVTTDLKSYLTHVRVQHPVGPEDRPSSIPTPASSLDRGMSGSFPKLKKTLLQGLNSSASPHAYLSRSPLFDPSVTPVDLCVRAGGCRGGASLTLDKKSLPIHKCSFCSHSTRYPEVLWMHQTVAHRINGSTSNLAPKWALKNTSRGSRDNTLSSRRRTGPPPILEGKECPPLPSLLRTQRTLPPTQSIEVQKKNKSATHAVTPSSSSSSTPSSSYARVSSTASSTHRGRTPVRPSSSIVRHENQSRQPRVKPNVDINPRRGPSSFSGSLEKSKGASSYSSAPSPNSAAASRVADRYLMPQEGLGFMLSSKHGLSDQHRPRGLPHQPLPRTHSQSRPNAMRPSTVSHSSMSGHHHRAPQAHRGALLSSSSSSSSSLPSEACDDMKPEPIAETPEIPMDTLGFLKNYSPHELAALYHRWGATNALLDPTGMLRSLMRQGQYFCHECGKSFSQPSHLRTHMRSHTVGFDFNGLHRGTDAHPTASEAPKQGRGHSAASSAHTEPLRKGT, from the exons ATGAATCCTAGAGACAGCGTGGAGATGATGGAGACCCAGGCAGAAAGTCAAAAGGAAACACTGGTGGAAGACAAGGTCAGAACTGGAAACGAGGGTGAGGGAGAGGATGATAAAATCTCAGAGGCTTACGACTGCAATATCTGTGGACGCAGCTTCCCATTCCTCAGCTCTTTGTCACAGCACATGAGACGTCATACAGGTGCTCGCCCTTACAAATGCCCTTACTGTGACCACAGGGCATCGCAGAAGGGCAATCTCAAAGTTCATATTCGCAGCCACAAAATGGGAACACTCTCTAGACACCACaccaatgaggaagaagaggcaggGGCCGAGGAAGAGATGAGTGTTTCAGAGGGTCTCGACGGAGGTACGAGTCCAACGAAGAGCAGCTCGGCCTGTAACCGGGTGGTCAATGGGGACGTTGGTGAGGAGACTCGGAGGAAAGTGCCTGGGAGGAGCATGAAAAGAGAGAAATCTATCACCGACCAGAGGCCGTACTGTTGCCGTCTGTGCGGCTATGAGGCCCTACGGGAGGACCAGCTCCTTAGCCATATTGAAAAGGTCCACATAACAGCAGACGCCGATGAGGAGACCACTGTTAAGGAAGAGGTTGTGCCCGAGCCTGATGCCCTCCAGCCTCAGAGTGACGGGACCTTCCCCTGTGAGACCTGTGGGCAGGTCTTTACCCAAGCCTGGTTTCTGAAGTCACATATGAAGAAACACGCAGGAATCCTGGACCACTGCTGCCGTATATGTGGACGACGGTTCCGTGAAGCTTGGTTTCTCAaatcacacatgaaaacacacaacaccaaaTCCAGGTCACGGTCAAAAGTAGATCCAACTGAGCACCCAGCCACCATCAATGATGTAGCTCAGGATCCTGATAATGTCAATATCTCTATTACATCGATCTATCAAATGTGTTGCAAATGTGGGAATCTTTTTCACAATAGAGAGAGCTTGAGGGCCCATGAAAAAGTCCACAGTCTCAACTACGGTAGGAAATCCCAGAGCCACTGCAGAATCAGCGATGACGAGGATTCGCCAGCTGCTAAGAGACGGTTCATAGAGTACTTACAACTCCAGCCAGTTAAAGAAAAGATCCAAGATGTTGAGGAGAATGAGAAGCAGGTTCCTGGCCAGAGAATTCCAGAATTAGACCCAGTCTGCAGCTACCAGGCCTGGCAATTAGCTACTAAAGGAAGGGTGGTGGAGCCAATGGAGCCAAGTTACAAAGCCTCCTATGGGGGAGTTGACATAGGCGAGGAGTCCCTTGTTGGGGCCGCTGTGGTTTTTGAGAAGGAGAGCAGCCGATACGTCTTGCAAGGTCAAGAGAAACGCAGCTCAGGACGACGTAGCAGCTCCAGCTTTGGAACCCAAGCTTCTTCAGGTGATCGGACACCAGAGAGCCTCAGTGACTCCGAGTACAGGCCTTCGTCTCGTCAGGACAGACGCCGATCTTCTCAATCACAAGCTTCCTCCAAATCAAACGAGTGCTTTGAGTGTGGGAAGGTGTTTCGAAGTCGTCACCAGATGATAGTCCACCAGCGAGTCCACAGGAAGGATGGAAACAGGGCATCTGTGGAAGATAAGGAAAGGACTGGTAGAGATGACCAGTGGGGCTCCACCAGTGATCCAGAGTCAGGCTCCCCTAGCCGGCCCAACACCCCAGGTTATGGAGACTCTCCACCAGCCTCTACCCTTGGAGATCAGGCTTCAGAGATGGGTACTGCAAACTCTGGACTCGCAG ATGATAAACCTTACATCTGCAGGCTCTGCAACTTTGTCACAACAGACTTGAAGTCCTATTTGACTCATGTTCGTGTGCAACACCCAGTCGGCCCTGAAGATAGGCCGAGCTCCATTCCCACCCCCGCCTCGAGCTTGGACAGAGGCATGTCCGGTAGTTTTCCCAAGCTGAAGAAAACTCTCCTTCAGGGGTTGAACAGCTCTGCATCCCCCCATGCTTACCTTTCCAGGTCCCCTCTATTTGATCCTAGCGTGACTCCTGTGGATCTGTGTGTAAGGGCTGGGGGCTGTAGGGGCGGCGCCTCCCTAACCCTCGACAAGAAAAGCCTCCCCATTCACAAGTGCTCCTTCTGCTCCCACTCGACCCGCTATCCCGAGGTGCTCTGGATGCACCAGACTGTAGCTCACCGCATCAACGGGAGTACCTCCAATCTAGCTCCTAAATGGGCCCTGAAAAACACCTCTAGGGGCTCCAGAGACAACACGTTGTCCTCCAGGAGACGCACCGGTCCCCCACCAATCCTGGAGGGAAAAGAGTGTCCACCGCTTCCTTCGCTTTTACGTACTCAACGTACTCTCCCCCCAACCCAATCCATCGAGGTTCAAAAGAAGAACAAGTCAGCTACGCACGCAgtcacaccatcatcatcctcctcatctACGCCCTCCTCCTCTTACGCCAGGGTCTCCTCAACCGCTTCGAGCACCCATAGAGGAAGAACCCCCGTCCGGCCGAGCAGCAGCATCGTCAGACACGAGAACCAGAGTCGTCAACCTCGCGTCAAACCCAACGTGGACATCAATCCTCGGCGAGGCCCCTCTTCTTTCTCCGGCTCCTTGGAGAAGAGCAAAGGCGCCTCCTCGTATTCCTCAGCTCCGAGCCCCAACTCTGCTGCAGCGTCTCGGGTTGCCGACCGATACCTGATGCCTCAGGAGGGTCTGGGCTTCATGCTGTCCAGCAAACACGGCCTGTCGGATCAACACCGACCCAGGGGTTTGCCCCATCAGCCGCTCCCCAGAACCCACAGTCAGAGCCGGCCTAACGCGATGAGGCCCAGCACCGTTAGCCACAGCTCGATGTCTGGACACCACCACAGAGCCCCCCAGGCACACAGAGGTGCTCTGCtcagttcctcctcctcctcatcttcttctttgCCTTCAGAGGCTTGCGATGATATGAAGCCGGAGCCGATAGCAGAGACTCCAGAGATTCCCATGGACACCCTCGGATTCCTCAAAAACTACAGTCCCCATGAACTGGCAGCCCTCTACCACCGCTGGGGGGCCACCAATGCACTGCTGGATCCCACTG GAATGCTGAGGTCTCTCATGCGGCAGGGACAGTATTTCTGCCACGAGTGTGGGAAGAGTTTCAGTCAACCCAGCCACCTGCGCACTCACATGAGGTCCCACACAG TTGGGTTTGATTTTAACGGACTCCACAGAGGTACTGACGCTCACCCCACCGCTTCTGAAGCTCCCAAACAA GGGAGAGGCCATTCTGCTGCCAGCTCTGCCCATACCGAGCCTCTCAGAAAGGGAACCTAA